A single region of the Glycine max cultivar Williams 82 chromosome 20, Glycine_max_v4.0, whole genome shotgun sequence genome encodes:
- the LOC100527029 gene encoding reticulon-like protein, protein MGDSNRISVHRVLGEGLVADVVLWKNWRGAVAVLVSATTLWYLFERAGYNFLSFVANVVLLLVAILFFWAKAANLLNRPLPPLPDLEISEETIARVADALQIWLNRALSVAHDIAIERNLLLCLQVVGVLWVISYIGSLFNFLTLIYIGVLLSLSLPVLYDKYQDQVDGRLGVIHGVIQTQYKKIHSIVLSKIPKLSNKEKKVQ, encoded by the exons ATGGGAGATTCTAATCGGATTTCGGTTCACCGTGTTCTCGGCGAAGGCTTag TTGCTGATGTGGTGTTGTGGAAGAATTGGCGTGGAGCGGTTGCGGTGCTCGTATCTGCCACCACATTGTGGTACCTCTTCGAGCGTGCCGGTTACAATTTCTTGTCCTTCGTCGCCAATGTCGTGTTGCTTCTCGTCGCTATTCTCTTTTTCTGGGCCAAAGCTGCTAACCTTCTCAATAG ACCTCTTCCTCCTCTCCCCGATCTGGAGATCTCGGAGGAAACTATTGCCAGGGTTGCTGATGCACTGCAAATTTGGTTGAATCGAGCCTTGTCTGTTGCACATGACATAGCGATTGAGAGGAATTTGCTGCTTTGCCTCCAG GTTGTTGGTGTATTGTGGGTAATATCTTACATTGGTAGTTTGTTCAACTTTTTGACTTTGATCTATATCG GTGTTCTTCTTAGCTTGTCTCTCCCTGTATTGTATGACAAATACCAGGACCAAGTTGATGGCAGGCTAGGTGTGATACATGGGGTTATTCAGACacagtataaaaaaattcacagtATTGTTTTAAGCAAGATTCCAAAACTctcaaacaaagaaaagaaggtGCAGTAG
- the SPX9 gene encoding SPX domain-containing protein 2 translates to MKFDKILKRLIEQTLPHWRDKFLCYKILKKQLNVMCPEDGQALPQLNAKELDHFLNLLQLEIAKFNNFFVDKEEEYVIKLKEFQDRVVEAVDSNVDLMSLGREIVDFHGEMVLLENYSALNYTGLVKIIKKHDKKTGALLRSPFIQSVVNQPFYEIDVLNKLVKECEVILSILFTNGPSSSISQDFMQNGFGSMSGNENKETVMQVPEELSEIKNMKNMYIQLTLSALHTLEQIRGRSSTVSMFPSSPNN, encoded by the exons ATGAAGTTTGACAAGATCCTCAAGAGGCTGATCGAGCAGACACTGCCCCATTGGCGTGACAAATTCTTGTGCTACAAAATCTTGAAGAAACAGTTGAACGTTATGTGTCCCGAAGATGGCCAAGCTCTGCCCCAGTTGAATGCCAAAGAATTGGACCACTTCCTTAACCTCTTGCAGCTAGAGATTGCTAAGTTCAACAATTTCTTTGTTGACAAGGAAGAAGAATATGTCATCAAATTGAAG GAGTTTCAAGACAGAGTTGTCGAAGCCGTTGATTCAAATGTAGACTTGATGTCATTAGGGAGGGAAATAGTAGATTTTCATGGGGAGATGGTTTTGTTAGAGAACTACAGTGCTCTCAACTACACAG GTTTAGTGAAGATAATAAAGAAACACGATAAGAAAACTGGTGCTCTACTTCGCTCACCTTTTATCCAATCTGTGGTGAACCAGCCCTTCTACGAAATTGATGTTCTTAACAAGCTTGTAAAGGAGTGTGAGGTGATACTAAGCATTCTTTTCACCAATGGTCCGAGCTCATCGATAAGCCAGGATTTTATGCAAAATGGTTTTGGCTCCATGAGTGGTAATGAAAATAAAGAGACTGTAATGCAGGTTCCTGAAGAACtttctgaaataaaaaatatgaagaacATGTATATCCAACTAACTCTATCAGCACTTCATACCTTGGAACAAATCAGGGGTAGAAGCTCAACTGTAAGCATGTTCCCATCTTCTCCAAACAACTAG
- the LOC100807031 gene encoding protein TIC 21, chloroplastic, whose protein sequence is MKWSKIPTEKWAFNIPNLKAWESAKAQNGKRKDERRLSSLFTAMQTLLLPATCAGSFTAVPLSASAVAAPRLPQPFLRPNSLPSFPLNLTLSSSSFSNSIARQPWTKLPFTASASSQVSPAFTPSNDESEKAKLELVAKRLEKTARYFKRLGNLGFWGQLVCTVVAAVILSFSVIVTGKVTSPATFYATAGGIVAAFISVFWSFGYIRLSEKLRKTSNDPTKAPPRADVVKGLKNGIVLNLLGMGAAILGMQATVGLLVAKALTSSANPYYQGISPGSTPVLALDVFLVQASANTILSHFLGLVFSLELLRSVTLPPSEATPFPKFA, encoded by the exons ATGAAATGGAGCAAAATCCCAACCGAAAAGTGGGCCTTTAACATTCCGAATTTGAAAGCGTGGGAATCAGCGAAAGCACAAAACGGAAAAAGAAAAGACGAACGGAGACTCTCCTCTTTGTTCACAGCAATGCAGACGCTACTTCTGCCGGCAACATGCGCCGGCAGCTTCACGGCGGTTCCGCTCTCAGCCTCTGCCGTCGCCGCCCCTCGTCTCCCGCAACCATTTCTCCGCCCGAATTCCTTGCCCTCATTCCCTCTCAATTTGactctttcttcttcctcattTAGTAACTCTATCGCTCGTCAACCATGGACGAAGCTTCCCTTCACCGCAAGCGCTTCTTCGCAAGTATCTCCGGCTTTCACTCCCTCCAACGACGAATCAGAAAAGGCCAAACTCGAGCTG GTGGCGAAGAGGTTGGAGAAGACGGCAAGGTACTTCAAGCGTTTGGGTAACTTAGGGTTTTGGGGCCAACTAGTGTGCACCGTCGTGGCTGCCGTCATACTCTCATTCTCCGTCATCGTCACCGGAAAAGTGACATCTCCGGCCACGTTTTATGCCACAGCGGGTGGAATAGTTGCTGCCTTCATTTCAGTGTTTTGGTCCTTTGGCTATATTCGCCTCTCTGAGAAGCTTCGAAAAACTTCAAATGACCCTACCAAG GCACCTCCTCGTGCTGATGTAGTGAAAGGCTTGAAAAATGGTATAGTATTGAACCTGTTGGGGATGGGTGCTGCTATTCTTGGGATGCAAGCCACGGTTGGATTGTTAGTTGCTAAGGCTCTCACTTCCTCGGCAAACCCGTACTATCAGGGAATTTCTCCTGGTAGCACCCCAGTGCTCGCATTGGATGTATTTTTGGTGCAG GCTTCAGCGAACACTATTCTTTCTCATTTCCTTGGGCTTGTTTTCTCACTGGAGTTGTTGCGATCAGTCACATTACCACCTTCAGAAGCAACTCCATTTCCCAAGTTTGCATAA
- the LOC100805970 gene encoding uncharacterized protein LOC100805970: MSTGKPRGGDFQMVPAPGTSKPPLPPAAASNAIVEYTPVSLKEEEEDLEVKLRRIIDNVPVRVSNTSGSSAGSGSGDFHQYRQMRRKEQDRLARMEVDYQKRKELAEFNLRREERLKAAEERTAKKRAKRQKKKQRKKEKKTKLNAGEQLQEKEDSSGDEDSDNDEEAAP, translated from the exons ATGTCGACGGGCAAACCCAGAGGCGGTGATTTTCAGATGGTCCCGGCGCCGGGAACGTCAAAGCCTCCCCTTCCGCCGGCAGCAGCATCGAATGCGATAGTGGAATATACTCCGGTCTCTCTcaaagaggaagaggaggatcTGGAAGTCAAGCTCCGACGGATTATCGACAATGTTCCTGTCCGTGTTAGCAATACTTCCGGTAGTTCCGCCGGTTCAGGCTCCGGCGACTTCCACCAG TATCGGCAAATGAGACGCAAGGAACAAGATCGTCTTGCCAGGATGGAAGTCGACTACCAGAAAAGGAAAGAGCTGGCAGAATTTAATTTGAGAAGAGAGGAAAGACTAAAAGCGGCTGAGGAACGGACGGCAAAGAAGCGAGCAAAACgtcaaaagaagaagcaaaggaaaaaggagaaaaagaccAAATTAAATGCTGGAGAACAGCTGCAAGAGAAAGAAGATTCCTCAGGTGATGAAGACTCTGATAACGATGAGGAGGCAGCACCTTGA
- the LOC102667237 gene encoding receptor protein kinase-like protein At4g34220: MSLNSQNLHLWWRLLSFLLLLLQSVTSQFVTPLNSDGIHLLKFKYSILSDPLSVLKNWNYDDVTPCSWHGVACSEIGAPGTPDFFRVTSLALPNSQLLGSISEDLGLIQYLRHIDLSNNFLNGSLPNTIFNSSQLQVLSLSNNVISGELPQLIGKMTNLKLLNLSDNAFAGLIPENLSTLPNLTIVSLKSNYFSGSVPNGFNYVEILDLSSNLLNGSLPNEFGGESLHYLNLSYNKISGTIPPAFVKQIPANTTVDLSFNNLTGPIPGSEALLNQKTEFLSGNADLCGKPLKILCTVPSTMSSAPPNVTTSSPAIAAIPKTIDSTPSTNSTGTTTSSQNVSQSGLKPATIAAIVVGDLAGMALLALIVLFIYQQRKKRYPNPKLHTNASSANNSEKKQETVSRQDAEARTVTPSLPCSCLTIKEEETSEATSSDSDCESSTAVDIIAAQNRNLPKHGTLVTVDGETNLELETLLKASAYILGNSHVSIVYKAVLEDGRAFAVRRIGECGIERMKDFENQVRAIAKLRHPNLVKVRGFCWGQEDKLLICDYVPNGSLATIDHRRAGASPLNLSLEVRLKIAKGVARGLAFIHEKKHVHGNVKPSNILLNSEMEPIISDLGLDRVLLNDVTHKANGSARKQDLPFGSIPFSTMGPSTSGVGQMMHYQAPESLLNVKPSNKWDVYSFGVVLLELLTGRVFSDRELDQWHEPGSEEEEKNRVLRIADVAIKSEIEGRENVVLAWFKLGLSCVSHVPQKRSSMKEALQILDKIAGAAPVN, encoded by the exons ATGAGCCTTAACTCTCAGAATCTACATTTGTGGTGGAGACTCTTATCCTTCCTTCTTCTACTTCTTCAATCTGTTACATCTCAATTTGTTACACCTCTTAACTCTGATGGGATTCACCTGCTTAAATTCAAATACTCCATCCTCAGCGACCCATTATCAGTCTTAAAGAACTGGAATTACGACGATGTAACACCATGTTCATGGCATGGTGTTGCATGCAGTGAAATTGGAGCCCCTGGTACCCCTGACTTTTTCAGAGTAACTAGCTTGGCCCTTCCCAATAGCCAGCTTTTGGGTTCCATTTCTGAAGACTTAGGCTTGATCCAATACCTTCGCCACATCGATCTTTCCAACAACTTCCTCAATGGCTCTCTACCCAACACTATCTTCAACTCTTCTCAACTTCAAGTACTTTCCCTCTCAAACAATGTTATCTCCGGTGAACTACCTCAGCTAATTGGTAAAATGACAAACCTTAAACTTCTCAACCTCTCCGACAATGCCTTTGCCGGTTTGATCCCAGAAAACCTCTCCACTTTACCAAACTTAACCATTGTTTCTTTGAAGAGTAACTACTTTTCTGGTAGTGTCCCTAACGGGTTCAACTACGTGGAGATTCTGGATCTGTCCTCCAATTTGCTCAATGGTTCTTTGCCAAACGAATTTGGCGGCGAAAGCTTGCACTACTTGAACCTCTCTTACAACAAAATTTCTGGAACAATACCGCCAGCATTCGTGAAACAGATTCCTGCAAACACAACAGTGGACCTCTCGTTCAACAATCTGACAGGGCCAATACCAGGATCTGAAGCTTTGCTCAACCAGAAGACAGAGTTTCTATCAGGAAATGCTGATCTCTGTGGTAAGCCTTTGAAGATTCTTTGCACTGTTCCCTCTACTATGTCCTCTGCTCCACCCAACGTCACCACATCTTCACCAGCCATTGCAGCCATACCAAAAACAATTGACTCAACCCCTTCAACAAACTCAACAGGAACCACCACCAGTTCTCAGAATGTCTCACAAAGTGGCCTAAAACCTGCCACCATAGCAGCGATTGTGGTAGGAGACTTAGCTGGCATGGCCCTTTTGGCCCTGATCGTTCTCTTCATCTACCAacagagaaagaaaagataTCCAAATCCAAAACTACACACTAATGCTTCTTCTGCCAACAACTcagaaaagaaacaagaaactgTTTCAAGACAAGATGCAGAGGCAAGAACTGTAACACCTTCACTTCCTTGTTCCTGCTTAACaatcaaagaagaagaaacttcAGAAGCAACAAGCTCCGACAGCGACTGTGAGAGCAGCACCGCAGTGGACATCATAGCAGCACAAAACAGGAACCTTCCGAAACACGGCACTCTTGTGACCGTGGACGGGGAGACAAATTTGGAGCTTGAGACTTTGCTTAAGGCTTCAGCGTATATTTTGGGAAACAGCCACGTCAGCATTGTTTACAAGGCGGTTCTGGAAGATGGAAGAGCCTTTGCTGTTAGAAGGATCGGTGAGTGTGGGATTGAGAGAATGAAGGACTTCGAGAACCAAGTCCGTGCCATTGCAAAGCTTCGCCATCCGAATTTGGTTAAGGTTCGTGGCTTCTGCTGGGGCCAAGAAGATAAACTCCTAATATGTGACTATGTCCCCAATGGCAGCCTCGCCACCATAGATCACA GAAGGGCAGGTGCATCCCCTTTGAACTTATCATTGGAGGTGCGGTTGAAGATAGCGAAAGGGGTGGCACGAGGGTTGGCTTTCATTCACGAGAAGAAACACGTGCATGGCAACGTTAAACCCAGCAACATTCTGTTGAACTCGGAAATGGAACCCATCATAAGCGATTTAGGGTTGGATCGGGTCCTCTTGAATGACGTAACCCACAAAGCAAACGGTTCGGCAAGGAAACAAGACCTGCCATTTGGTTCCATCCCCTTCTCAACAATGGGACCATCCACTAGCGGTGTGGGTCAAATGATGCACTATCAAGCACCAGAGTCACTTCTAAACGTCAAACCCAGCAACAAATGGGACGTGTACTCTTTTGGCGTGGTCTTGCTGGAGCTTCTAACTGGGAGGGTTTTCTCGGACCGTGAGTTGGACCAGTGGCACGAACCGGGTTCGGAGGAAGAGGAGAAAAACCGGGTCTTGAGGATAGCTGACGTGGCAATAAAGTCTGAAATAGAAGGGAGAGAGAATGTGGTATTGGCGTGGTTCAAGCTGGGGCTTAGCTGTGTTTCTCATGTCCCACAAAAGAGATCGTCCATGAAAGAGGCTCTACAAATCTTAGACAAGATCGCTGGTGCTGCTCCAGTCAATTAA
- the LOC100805435 gene encoding protein unc-50 homolog: MLPTASKGRSSSSSSSSSSSRPNNPMLLPYLRRIIKWQQMDIEYTFWQMLHLCTSPKVVYQHTKYHKQTKNQWARDDPAFVVICCLLLAVATLAYCAAYDHSTAHTLLVIFSVLLFHFLLTGVFLATFCWFLTNGYLREEAPNSYVVEQRVEWMYAFDVHCNSFFPFFVLLYVIHYFLSPLLVAHGFIPVLLSNLLFMVGASYYHYLNFLGYDVLPFLERTTFFLYPIGIVIVLSPILILSGFNPSRYFMNMYFSRQI, from the exons ATGTTACCAACAGCTTCCAAAGGacgttcttcttcttcctcctcctcctcctcttcctctcgACCTAACAATCCCATGCTGCTTCCCTACCTCCGCAGAATCATCAAG TGGCAACAAATGGATATTGAATATACTTTTTGGCAAATGCTTCATCTATGTACATCACCGAAAGTTGT CTATCAGCATACTAAATATCACAAAC AAACCAAGAATCAATGGGCACGTGATGACCCTGCATTTGTTGTGATCTGCTGTCTCCTTTTGGCAGTTGCAACTTTGGCTTATTGTGCGGC GTATGACCATAGTACTGCACATACACTTCTTGTTATCTTCTCAGTGTTGCTTTTCCACTTTTTGTTGACTGGTGTATTTCTGGCAACTTTTTGTTG GTTCCTGACTAATGGTTATCTTCGAGAAGAGGCTCCAAATAGTTATGTGGTTGAACAGCGTGTTGAATG GATGTATGCATTTGATGTGCACTGCAACTCTTTCTTcccattttttgttttgctcTATG TGATCCATTATTTTCTATCTCCTCTATTGGTGGCTCATGGTTTCATTCCAGTATTGCTGTCAAATCTGCTGTTCATGGTTGGCGCTTCATACTATCATTATCTAAATTTCTTAGGTTATGATG TTCTGCCTTTTTTGGAGAGGACCACCTTTTTCCTGTACCCAATTGGAATCGTAATTGTCCTTTCTCCAATTT TGATTTTAAGTGGTTTCAATCCTTCTAGATACTTTATGAATATGTACTTCAGTCGACAAATATGA